In Candidatus Zixiibacteriota bacterium, one genomic interval encodes:
- a CDS encoding FprA family A-type flavoprotein, which translates to MAATSIAKNVYAIGVVDSGLRVFDIVMETKTGTTYNSYLVRGEKAALIDGSKLEFQDEWFANIEQVMPLTDIEYLIINHTEPDHSGSYPELLKRHPHIKILCAAPAVPFVNNVINTEADITGVKDNHELDLGGKKLIFKATPYMHWPDTMMEYLVEDKILFSCDGFAAHIGTGELYDDELSASIDMDWEVKYYYDCIMRPFSGYIRRNLPKLDEFEIAMVAGSHGPIQRKEPRRYINQYKDWTAEQYDQDAAIVYASNYGNTAAMAGIISAELQRLGVKTRQVDMTAIDDATGRDVIERSRAVVIGTPTFNGDAVKPVWDFVSLFSTVYSIGKKAAVFGSYGWGGEGIKLVADRLTGLKLKVYENQLRARLVPSETENAETKAFAAGLAEFVTGGKK; encoded by the coding sequence ATGGCAGCGACTTCCATAGCGAAAAATGTCTACGCAATCGGCGTGGTTGACAGCGGTCTCAGGGTTTTTGATATCGTCATGGAGACCAAGACCGGCACGACCTACAATTCATATCTTGTCCGTGGAGAAAAGGCGGCGTTAATCGACGGCTCCAAGCTCGAATTCCAGGACGAGTGGTTTGCGAATATCGAACAGGTCATGCCGCTGACCGACATTGAGTATTTGATTATCAACCATACCGAACCGGATCACAGCGGCTCATACCCGGAATTGCTGAAGCGGCATCCACATATCAAGATTCTCTGCGCAGCGCCGGCGGTACCGTTCGTAAACAACGTCATCAATACGGAAGCGGACATCACCGGGGTTAAGGACAATCACGAGCTCGATCTCGGCGGCAAGAAGCTGATTTTCAAGGCCACACCGTACATGCACTGGCCCGACACGATGATGGAATATCTGGTTGAAGACAAGATCCTGTTTTCCTGCGACGGATTCGCGGCTCATATCGGCACGGGCGAGCTGTACGACGACGAGTTGTCGGCCAGCATCGATATGGACTGGGAAGTTAAGTACTACTACGACTGCATCATGCGACCGTTTTCGGGATACATCCGGCGGAATCTGCCCAAGCTCGACGAGTTCGAGATCGCGATGGTGGCCGGGTCGCATGGTCCGATACAGCGTAAGGAGCCGCGCCGTTATATCAACCAGTACAAAGACTGGACCGCTGAGCAATATGATCAGGATGCAGCAATCGTGTATGCCAGCAACTACGGCAACACGGCCGCCATGGCCGGGATTATCAGCGCCGAGTTGCAGAGGTTAGGCGTAAAAACCAGACAAGTGGACATGACGGCGATCGACGACGCGACCGGTCGCGATGTGATCGAGCGGAGCCGCGCGGTGGTGATCGGCACGCCTACCTTCAATGGCGACGCAGTCAAGCCGGTATGGGACTTTGTCAGTCTGTTTTCGACCGTCTACTCCATCGGCAAGAAGGCCGCGGTGTTTGGTTCGTACGGGTGGGGGGGCGAAGGAATAAAGCTGGTCGCCGACCGACTGACCGGTCTCAAGCTAAAAGTCTACGAGAACCAACTTCGCGCGCGCCTGGTGCCCTCGGAGACAGAGAACGCCGAAACGAAGGCGTTCGCCGCAGGATTGGCGGAGTTTGTGACCGGCGGGAAGAAGTGA
- a CDS encoding CocE/NonD family hydrolase, protein MKMSRQTKEIVKVVLFFVIVGLALTFYVIYPLNRTEAAMARESDGSEDSGSDSLVLVNDPTPFLAAGLHADTFRVEADGLTTLSCLYILPDSITTPDSVAGTVFLIPSEETDRTAMLPMSSALVDSGFSVVTYDPRATGGSTGEYHGEGRYEANDLEALLAWLVIRNRLIHPVTVVGGGLGADAALLAALEESRIDRVIAWRPHLTTSRWLDRVAEREGWLWFPFRRTVMWFWYSLRSGYAAPYRDMEQLAPVACPTVLVLPESGEDETVRRLRELSDDSLLTIKTTATADFERAQETIIGFIAQSRR, encoded by the coding sequence ATGAAGATGTCGCGACAAACCAAAGAGATAGTCAAAGTCGTATTGTTCTTTGTGATCGTCGGGCTGGCCCTCACGTTTTACGTCATCTACCCCCTCAATCGAACGGAAGCCGCCATGGCGCGCGAGTCGGATGGGTCCGAGGACTCCGGGAGCGATTCTCTGGTGCTGGTCAACGACCCAACGCCGTTTCTAGCGGCCGGTCTTCATGCCGATACGTTTCGGGTCGAGGCGGACGGCCTCACGACTTTGAGCTGCCTGTATATTTTGCCGGACTCGATCACCACGCCGGATAGCGTGGCCGGGACGGTATTTCTGATTCCGTCGGAGGAAACCGACCGGACCGCCATGTTGCCTATGTCGTCGGCGCTGGTTGATTCGGGTTTTTCCGTGGTGACCTACGATCCACGGGCTACGGGCGGCTCCACGGGTGAATACCACGGGGAGGGCCGGTACGAGGCGAATGATCTGGAGGCCCTTCTGGCCTGGCTGGTGATCCGCAACCGCCTGATTCACCCCGTGACGGTGGTTGGTGGAGGGCTGGGAGCCGATGCAGCTCTGCTGGCGGCGCTGGAAGAATCGCGGATCGACCGGGTGATCGCGTGGCGACCTCACCTGACGACGTCGCGCTGGCTGGACCGGGTTGCGGAACGCGAGGGGTGGCTGTGGTTTCCGTTCCGGCGTACGGTGATGTGGTTCTGGTATAGTCTTCGGTCGGGTTACGCGGCCCCCTATCGGGATATGGAGCAGCTGGCGCCGGTGGCTTGCCCCACGGTTCTCGTGCTGCCGGAGTCGGGTGAAGACGAGACGGTCCGGCGGCTTCGGGAATTGTCGGACGACAGCCTGCTGACGATCAAGACGACTGCAACTGCGGATTTCGAGCGTGCGCAGGAAACCATTATCGGTTTTATTGCGCAATCCAGGCGATGA